The following coding sequences are from one Gossypium raimondii isolate GPD5lz chromosome 4, ASM2569854v1, whole genome shotgun sequence window:
- the LOC105779315 gene encoding protein PSK SIMULATOR 1: MVAESWFRSFWKIPRRHEGGSERVEIGVLAFEVASLMSKLVHLWRCLSDKQVSRLREEIMTCVGIKKLVSEDEGYIGHLICAEMIETVTHVAKSVARLAKKCSDPGLKSFELAFTELVQIGADPYCWIFSLKKMDKKVKKMERYISVNATLYQEMEMLLDLEQTLRRMKASDAEPENLLEFQKKVMWKQHEVKNLREMSLWSRTYDYTIRLTTRSIFTVFVRIKHVFGIEQNVDDGDLRAASINRSQSVSTLMQSSVHRTDNTSLTRFSSGPFGMFSTKSGPISKPNKTNYFHSGPLGGSTTKSGSIARKNGNFNFHSGPLERSTAKSGQLLGMDKISKKIWQTNNHPSAANGNKPHLKSNRLTQVGPFKGCIIDADEAIHSGILSGIKAGNLNPPEGNAVQTSSPVFRSQCRLLDAPPETLAASALALHYANVIIVIEKLAASPHLIGNDARDDLYNMLPTSVRAALRARLKPYAKSLTSSVFDTELAEDWTEAMAAILEWLAPLAHNMIRWQSERSFEQQSFVSGTNALLVQTLYFANREKTEAAIIEILVGLNYVWRLGRELNAKALQECASSRNFDECLYL; the protein is encoded by the coding sequence ATGGTAGCAGAGTCTTGGTTTCGTAGTTTTTGGAAAATTCCACGGAGGCATGAAGGAGGTTCTGAGAGAGTTGAAATTGGAGTATTAGCATTTGAAGTTGCAAGCTTGATGTCTAAGCTCGTGCATCTATGGCGGTGTCTAAGTGATAAGCAGGTTAGTAGGTTGAGAGAGGAGATTATGACTTGTGTGGGGATTAAGAAGCTGGTATCTGAAGATGAAGGTTACATTGGACACTTGATATGTGCAGAAATGATTGAAACTGTTACACATGTGGCGAAGTCCGTGGCTAGGCTTGCAAAGAAATGTAGTGACCCGGGTTTGAAGAGTTTTGAACTTGCTTTCACTGAGTTAGTCCAGATTGGGGCTGACCCTTATTGTTGGATATTTTCCTTAAAGAAGATGGACAAGAAAGTGAAGAAGATGGAACGGTACATTTCAGTGAATGCAACTTTGTATCAAGAGATGGAAATGCTCCTGGATCTTGAGCAAACTCTAAGGAGGATGAAAGCCAGTGATGCGGAGCCAGAGAATTTGCTTGAATTTCAGAAGAAGGTTATGTGGAAGCAGCATGAAGTGAAGAATCTTCGGGAGATGTCTCTTTGGAGTAGGACTTATGATTATACAATTCGACTTACAACAAGATCAATATTCACAGTTTTTGTTAGGATCAAACATGTCTTTGGAATTGAACAAAATGTAGATGATGGAGATTTGAGGGCAGCTTCTATAAATCGCAGCCAATCAGTTTCCACCTTGATGCAATCTTCTGTTCATCGCACTGATAATACTAGCCTTACCAGGTTTTCTTCTGGTCCCTTTGGAATGTTTAGCACAAAATCAGGTccaatttcaaaaccaaataaaacaaattatttccATTCTGGGCCTCTTGGTGGCTCAACTACAAAATCAGGTTCTATTGCTCGAAAGAATGGAAATTTCAACTTCCATTCAGGTCCACTTGAGAGGTCTACAGCGAAGTCAGGGCAACTTTTGGGCATGGATAAAATCAGCAAGAAGATTTGGCAGACTAACAACCACCCTTCCGCTGCTAATGGAAATAAACCACATTTGAAAAGCAATAGATTGACTCAAGTGGGACCTTTCAAAGGCTGCATTATAGATGCAGATGAAGCTATTCATTCAGGAATTCTTAGTGGAATCAAAGCTGGAAATCTTAATCCTCCTGAAGGAAATGCTGTTCAAACTAGTTCGCCGGTGTTTAGATCTCAGTGCAGGTTGTTGGATGCTCCACCTGAAACTCTTGCGGCTTCTGCTTTAGCACTGCATTATGCAAATGTTATCATCGTCATTGAGAAGTTAGCAGCATCTCCTCACTTGATTGGTAATGATGCTAGAGATGATCTGTACAACATGTTACCTACAAGTGTGAGAGCTGCACTGAGGGCAAGGCTAAAACCATATGCAAAGAGCTTAACTTCATCAGTTTTTGATACAGAGCTTGCTGAAGACTGGACTGAGGCAATGGCTGCGATATTAGAGTGGTTGGCGCCACTAGCTCATAACATGATTAGATGGCAATCTGAGCGGAGTTTTGAACAGCAGAGCTTTGTTTCTGGGACTAATGCGCTTCTGGTTCAGACTCTCTACTTTGCAAACCGAGAAAAGACTGAAGCAGCAATCATCGAGATTCTTGTTGGTCTGAATTATGTTTGGAGACTTGGTAGAGAACTCAATGCAAAGGCTCTACAGGAGTGTGCAAGCAGTAGAAACTTTGATGAATGTTTGTATCTATAG